Proteins encoded within one genomic window of Proteiniborus ethanoligenes:
- a CDS encoding UDP-N-acetylmuramoyl-tripeptide--D-alanyl-D-alanine ligase — translation MISRVLKEIEIMAKGHGLKGEYEEIKIKGVSTDSRRIKSGQLFVPIVGENFNGHQFISDAIEKGATGAIWCESEPIPDIDFPFILVKDTLTSIQELAKAYRNQLDTKVIGITGSNGKTSTKDILASLLKTKYKTHKTFANLNNHLGVPLTILELEEDTEMAVVEMGMDHLGDIELLTSIASPDVAVITNIGEAHLDYLKTKTNIVKAKLEILKGLNPNGLFVYFGDDPLLSNTIKNMNTNYKTVTFGKNLTNTYIPEIISIEENGTYFRLDKLDCPTFFLSMVGKHQVYNATAAVTVARYFGISLEQIQEGLSKIEVTGMRNELIYTEKYTILNDSYKSNPTSLLSALETLYSFKNYKQKIAVLGDMNGLGIEEINMHMEIGKKIEPDKIDYLITIGSLAANIAKAAKSRFPDNRVFSFTNKALLVEKLKEIIQYKSMVLIKGSRELKLEDIVKALISENPLEKEVI, via the coding sequence ATGATAAGTCGTGTATTAAAGGAAATAGAAATCATGGCAAAGGGTCATGGTCTCAAAGGGGAGTATGAAGAAATTAAAATAAAGGGTGTTTCCACAGACTCTAGGAGAATAAAATCTGGTCAGTTATTTGTTCCTATTGTCGGAGAGAATTTTAATGGGCATCAGTTTATTAGTGATGCTATAGAAAAAGGAGCAACAGGAGCAATTTGGTGTGAAAGTGAACCTATTCCAGATATAGATTTCCCATTTATATTAGTAAAGGATACATTAACCTCTATTCAAGAACTGGCAAAAGCATATAGAAATCAGTTAGATACAAAAGTTATAGGCATAACAGGAAGTAATGGAAAAACTTCTACTAAGGATATTTTAGCTAGTCTATTGAAAACTAAATATAAAACTCATAAAACCTTTGCTAATTTAAATAACCATTTAGGAGTTCCATTAACAATTTTAGAACTAGAAGAAGATACTGAAATGGCTGTAGTTGAAATGGGCATGGATCACCTTGGAGATATCGAGTTACTAACTTCTATTGCTTCTCCTGATGTAGCTGTTATTACTAATATTGGTGAAGCTCATTTAGACTACTTAAAAACAAAAACCAATATTGTTAAAGCAAAGCTTGAAATTTTAAAAGGCTTAAATCCTAATGGTTTATTTGTATATTTTGGAGATGACCCTTTGTTAAGTAATACTATTAAGAATATGAATACTAATTATAAGACAGTAACCTTTGGGAAAAATCTAACTAACACATATATTCCCGAAATCATATCTATTGAGGAAAATGGCACTTATTTTAGGTTAGATAAATTAGACTGTCCAACTTTCTTTTTGTCTATGGTTGGTAAGCATCAAGTATATAATGCTACTGCTGCAGTTACAGTGGCCAGGTATTTCGGAATATCTCTTGAGCAAATTCAAGAGGGCTTATCAAAGATAGAGGTTACAGGAATGAGAAACGAGCTAATATATACTGAAAAATATACGATTCTAAATGATTCATATAAATCTAATCCTACAAGCCTATTATCAGCATTAGAAACTCTATATAGCTTTAAAAATTATAAGCAAAAGATTGCAGTCCTTGGTGATATGAATGGTTTAGGCATTGAAGAGATAAATATGCATATGGAGATTGGAAAGAAAATTGAACCTGATAAAATTGATTACCTTATTACAATAGGTTCTCTTGCAGCAAACATAGCTAAGGCTGCAAAATCAAGATTCCCTGATAATAGAGTTTTTTCCTTTACAAATAAAGCTCTTCTAGTAGAAAAGTTAAAAGAAATTATTCAATATAAGTCTATGGTATTAATCAAAGGTTCTCGTGAACTTAAACTAGAGGATATTGTTAAAGCATTAATCTCTGAAAATCCATTGGAAAAGGAGGTAATATAA
- the alr gene encoding alanine racemase, with the protein MDTSILHRDTWLEIHLDKIENNIKQLREYLPPYVKFMAAVKADAYGHGDLQVAKIALKANVDALAVSILSEALYLRKNGIKAPILVLTPILPSDVNIAIEYDISITVFQLSWLKEMRLYKVGRKPLKIHLKIDTGLGRIGLRNKEELEAMLPLLTKEDIVIEGVYTHFATANSKNSAYFNKQLEAFSDMAQWIKSEGLDVSIFHCANSAAALKYSNSFFDMVRIGVAIFGIYPSEDIRKTTPVHLESALSLHSKLLCVKKMKKGSFVGYDTAYETKSNEWIGTVPIGYADGWFRCFQGFHVLVDGQEMPIIGKICMDQFMVRLPEKYAIGTPVVLIGKDGSNEITLEDLANHIGSVPQEIPSMITYRVPKVYYYKGKIVEVLTERSWQPSKYPFNKAIADAK; encoded by the coding sequence ATGGATACCTCTATACTTCATAGAGATACATGGTTAGAAATACATTTAGATAAAATTGAAAATAATATTAAGCAATTACGTGAATATTTGCCTCCATATGTTAAATTTATGGCAGCAGTAAAGGCAGATGCATACGGACATGGTGATTTGCAGGTTGCAAAAATAGCTTTAAAGGCAAATGTAGATGCACTAGCTGTATCCATATTAAGTGAAGCCTTATATTTGCGTAAGAATGGTATTAAAGCACCTATTTTAGTACTTACACCTATACTCCCTAGTGATGTGAATATTGCAATAGAATATGATATATCCATTACTGTTTTTCAGCTTTCTTGGCTTAAAGAAATGAGACTATATAAAGTAGGCAGAAAACCACTTAAAATACACTTAAAAATAGATACAGGCTTAGGTAGAATTGGTTTAAGAAATAAGGAAGAGCTAGAGGCTATGCTACCACTATTAACTAAGGAGGATATAGTCATAGAAGGAGTATATACCCATTTTGCTACAGCAAACAGTAAAAACTCTGCCTATTTTAATAAACAGCTGGAGGCATTTTCAGACATGGCTCAATGGATAAAATCCGAAGGTCTAGATGTGTCTATTTTCCATTGTGCCAATAGTGCTGCAGCCTTAAAGTATAGTAACAGCTTTTTTGATATGGTTCGCATAGGTGTAGCTATATTTGGAATATATCCATCTGAAGATATAAGAAAGACAACTCCAGTACATTTAGAATCGGCACTTTCTCTACATTCAAAGCTACTCTGTGTTAAAAAAATGAAAAAAGGAAGCTTTGTAGGATATGATACTGCTTATGAAACAAAATCTAATGAATGGATAGGAACGGTTCCTATAGGCTATGCAGATGGGTGGTTCCGTTGTTTTCAAGGCTTTCATGTTCTAGTAGATGGACAAGAAATGCCCATCATAGGCAAAATCTGTATGGATCAGTTCATGGTTCGTTTACCTGAAAAATATGCTATAGGTACTCCTGTAGTATTGATTGGCAAGGATGGAAGTAATGAAATTACATTAGAGGACCTTGCTAATCACATAGGCAGTGTTCCCCAGGAAATCCCTTCTATGATTACTTATAGAGTGCCAAAGGTTTATTATTATAAAGGTAAGATTGTTGAAGTATTGACAGAAAGAAGCTGGCAGCCTAGTAAATATCCATTTAATAAAGCTATAGCCGATGCTAAATAA
- a CDS encoding CPBP family intramembrane glutamic endopeptidase produces MITIISTLLLIFNFVIGIAILVYYFKNLKEVNYYIKYGIFMSAACGILIILGGGFEVPTMLLFAINLIKIYIHTCVGMHLCERLGLIDLPLLRKIFSHEGIEKINIKKYSLNVATVIVGTVAFSYGLFKLTSPRISETYKMVLERTGGLNEFGSPPSISIILIIMATVIIEEITFRFVIPNYLANKFKLENHKYWISIAFSSLLWTFAHANVLNPEWVKFVQIFPVGLVLGGMYKKLGLESCIIAHIGFNIGMMFISGGLILH; encoded by the coding sequence GTGATAACTATTATTTCAACATTATTATTAATATTTAATTTTGTGATAGGCATTGCAATACTAGTGTATTATTTTAAAAATCTTAAAGAAGTAAACTATTATATTAAATATGGAATATTTATGTCTGCAGCATGTGGTATTTTAATAATCTTAGGTGGAGGATTTGAAGTACCCACTATGCTGTTATTTGCAATAAATCTTATAAAAATATATATTCACACATGTGTAGGAATGCATTTATGTGAAAGATTAGGCTTGATAGATTTGCCTTTACTAAGAAAAATTTTTAGTCATGAGGGCATAGAAAAAATAAATATAAAAAAATACTCTTTAAATGTAGCGACTGTAATTGTTGGAACAGTGGCATTCTCATATGGTCTATTTAAACTCACTTCTCCAAGAATTTCAGAGACCTATAAGATGGTTTTAGAAAGAACAGGAGGGCTTAATGAGTTTGGCAGTCCACCTTCTATAAGTATTATATTAATCATTATGGCTACTGTTATTATTGAAGAAATAACATTCCGATTTGTAATACCTAATTATCTAGCGAATAAATTCAAGCTTGAGAATCATAAATATTGGATATCAATTGCTTTTTCATCATTATTGTGGACTTTTGCACATGCAAATGTTCTAAATCCTGAATGGGTTAAGTTTGTTCAGATATTTCCTGTAGGATTAGTATTGGGAGGAATGTATAAAAAGCTTGGATTAGAAAGCTGTATAATAGCTCACATAGGCTTTAATATTGGGATGATGTTCATATCCGGAGGCTTAATCCTTCATTGA
- the hydE gene encoding [FeFe] hydrogenase H-cluster radical SAM maturase HydE, whose translation MIDKLYNTHSLDKDELIALIRENINGIDNRLLEAASSIREVYYDKKVFFRGLIEFSNYCKNDCYYCGIRRSNSNAQRYRLKKGDILDCCASGYELGFRTFVLQSGEDLYYTDNIMVDLIDSIKSKYPDCAITLSMGEKSYSSYKKYFQAGADRYLLRHETATEDHYRRLHPDNMSLSNRKKSLYNLKEIGFQVGAGFMVGSPYQTIENLANDLLFLKELEPHMVGIGPFIPHSDTIFADENAGALDMTVLMIAIVRLLLPKALLPATTALGTIDSLGREKGLKAGANVVMPNLSPISVRKDYSLYDNKICTGDEAAECRYCIEERIKAAGFQPDFSRGDYIGMNIQS comes from the coding sequence ATGATTGATAAATTATATAACACTCATTCTCTTGACAAGGATGAGCTAATAGCTTTAATAAGAGAAAATATTAATGGAATAGACAATAGGCTTTTAGAGGCTGCTTCTAGCATAAGAGAAGTCTACTACGACAAGAAAGTGTTTTTTAGAGGCTTAATAGAATTCAGTAATTATTGTAAAAACGATTGCTATTATTGCGGTATAAGAAGAAGCAATTCTAATGCTCAACGATATAGATTGAAAAAGGGAGATATATTAGATTGCTGTGCAAGTGGATATGAGCTAGGCTTTAGAACCTTTGTACTACAAAGCGGAGAGGATTTATATTATACAGATAATATTATGGTTGATTTAATAGATAGTATAAAAAGCAAATATCCTGATTGTGCAATAACATTGTCTATGGGTGAAAAATCTTATTCAAGCTATAAAAAATATTTTCAGGCAGGTGCAGATAGGTATTTATTGAGACATGAGACTGCTACAGAAGATCATTACAGAAGGCTTCATCCAGACAACATGAGTCTTTCTAATAGAAAGAAAAGCCTATATAATTTAAAGGAAATAGGCTTCCAAGTAGGAGCAGGATTTATGGTAGGATCTCCTTATCAAACAATAGAGAATTTAGCTAACGACCTGTTGTTTTTAAAGGAATTGGAGCCTCATATGGTAGGCATAGGACCTTTTATACCTCATAGTGACACTATTTTTGCAGATGAAAATGCAGGTGCTTTAGATATGACGGTTTTAATGATAGCAATAGTTAGACTCCTACTACCTAAAGCTTTGCTTCCTGCTACTACAGCCTTAGGAACCATAGACTCTCTAGGAAGGGAAAAAGGCCTTAAAGCAGGAGCCAATGTAGTTATGCCCAATCTTTCACCTATATCTGTAAGAAAAGACTACTCTCTTTATGATAACAAAATATGTACGGGAGACGAAGCAGCAGAGTGCAGATACTGCATAGAAGAAAGAATAAAGGCAGCCGGATTTCAGCCTGATTTTTCAAGAGGAGATTATATAGGAATGAATATACAAAGTTGA
- the hydF gene encoding [FeFe] hydrogenase H-cluster maturation GTPase HydF, protein MQKTPIASRKHVSLFGNVNAGKSSLFNAILGQDAAIVSSQPGTTTDPVVKAMELIPFGPIALVDTAGFEDISQVGKQRMKRTNDILNRTDLAIYVVDASAFDEDNHKKTVRLFKEKSIPYILVFTKWDMVPEIEKSQLKSKYKDSIFVDSSNENDVSLLKRKIAQELEKLQDEDETIVGNLLEENSTVILVVPIDSAAPKGRLILPQVQLIRDCLDHNIKCFVTKESELPEALKELKKIDLVVTDSQIFKLVSTIVPKEIPLTSFSMLLARQKGDIGLLIEGAEKIHSLENNSKILMAEACTHNHTHEDIGRVKIPALMKKYTGKELSFDYCVGYDFPDNLEEYHMVVHCGGCMLNKKAVTNRLAICKDKNIPVTNYGVLLAHLNGILPRCSEIFNKA, encoded by the coding sequence ATGCAGAAAACTCCAATTGCTTCAAGAAAGCATGTATCATTATTTGGCAATGTAAATGCAGGGAAATCTTCCCTATTTAATGCTATTTTAGGGCAAGATGCGGCAATTGTATCGTCACAGCCAGGAACCACAACTGACCCTGTAGTAAAGGCTATGGAGCTTATTCCTTTTGGACCTATTGCCTTAGTTGACACTGCTGGCTTTGAAGATATTAGTCAAGTTGGAAAGCAGAGGATGAAAAGAACTAATGACATACTTAATCGTACAGATTTAGCTATTTATGTTGTAGATGCAAGTGCCTTTGATGAAGATAATCATAAAAAAACAGTTAGATTATTTAAAGAAAAATCCATACCCTATATATTAGTTTTTACTAAATGGGATATGGTGCCTGAAATAGAAAAAAGTCAGCTTAAAAGCAAATATAAGGACTCAATATTTGTAGATAGCTCTAATGAAAATGATGTATCCCTTCTAAAGAGGAAAATAGCCCAAGAGCTAGAAAAGCTTCAGGATGAAGATGAAACCATTGTAGGGAATCTATTAGAAGAAAATAGCACAGTAATTTTAGTTGTTCCTATTGATTCTGCTGCACCAAAGGGAAGATTAATATTACCCCAGGTTCAGCTTATAAGGGATTGTCTAGACCATAATATCAAATGCTTTGTAACAAAGGAAAGCGAGCTACCTGAAGCTTTAAAAGAGTTAAAAAAGATAGACTTAGTAGTTACGGACTCTCAAATATTTAAATTAGTAAGTACCATTGTTCCTAAGGAAATACCTCTTACATCCTTTTCAATGCTACTAGCAAGACAAAAGGGAGATATAGGGCTTCTTATTGAGGGAGCAGAAAAAATTCATAGTTTAGAGAACAATTCAAAAATACTTATGGCTGAAGCCTGCACTCATAATCATACTCATGAAGATATAGGGAGAGTAAAGATACCAGCATTAATGAAAAAATATACAGGCAAAGAGCTTAGCTTTGATTATTGTGTAGGATATGATTTCCCAGATAATTTAGAGGAGTATCATATGGTAGTTCACTGTGGAGGATGTATGCTAAATAAAAAAGCTGTAACTAATAGACTCGCCATATGTAAGGATAAAAATATTCCTGTAACTAACTATGGCGTATTATTAGCACATTTAAATGGCATATTGCCAAGATGTAGTGAGATTTTTAACAAGGCATAG
- the hydG gene encoding [FeFe] hydrogenase H-cluster radical SAM maturase HydG: MFIDEKYINDLLESVKKITKNEIDQILDKAAEFKGLTHKEVAALLMTDNKEHIKRIFQIAGKIKEHIYGNRIVMFAPLYVSDYCVNRCRYCGYNHDNEFPRRRLTMEEIRAEVAILEKMGHKRLALEAGEDPVNCSIDYILDCMQTIYDMKLENGEIRRVNVNIAATTVGNYRKLKEIGIGTYILFQETYHKPTYEYMHMSGPKKNYEYHLTAFDRAMEAGIDDVGGGVLFGLYDPYFEVLGLMLHNEHLEEKYGVGFHTISVPRICGAEGADLSMYKHIVDDETFKKIVAIIRLAVPFTGMILSTRESIDMRKELIKIGISQISAGSTVEVGGYTAREHNKSQFQVTDNRSAARIIDWLVDDELIPSFCTACYRKGRTGDRFMSLAKSGNIKNVCVPNGLMTLYEYMLDYGDKEFKAKVEKIIQREIPKIQDEKVRQLVMDNIEKLKKGERDLYI, translated from the coding sequence ATGTTTATAGACGAAAAATATATTAACGATTTACTCGAAAGTGTTAAAAAAATAACAAAAAACGAAATAGATCAAATACTAGATAAGGCAGCAGAATTCAAGGGGCTTACTCATAAAGAAGTTGCTGCACTACTTATGACAGATAACAAAGAGCATATAAAGAGAATATTTCAAATAGCAGGAAAGATTAAAGAGCATATCTATGGAAATCGTATAGTTATGTTTGCTCCCCTATATGTAAGCGATTACTGTGTAAATCGCTGTAGATATTGTGGATATAATCATGACAACGAATTTCCTAGACGTCGCTTGACTATGGAGGAAATAAGAGCTGAAGTAGCTATTTTAGAAAAAATGGGACATAAGCGTTTAGCTCTTGAGGCTGGAGAGGATCCAGTAAATTGCAGTATAGATTATATATTAGATTGCATGCAGACTATATATGATATGAAGCTTGAAAATGGTGAAATTCGTAGAGTTAACGTGAATATTGCAGCTACAACAGTTGGAAATTATAGAAAATTAAAGGAAATAGGCATAGGAACATATATATTATTTCAAGAAACCTATCATAAGCCAACCTATGAATATATGCATATGTCAGGCCCAAAAAAGAACTATGAATATCACTTAACTGCCTTTGATAGAGCCATGGAAGCAGGAATAGATGATGTGGGCGGAGGAGTCTTATTTGGACTATATGATCCATATTTTGAGGTTTTAGGACTTATGCTTCACAATGAGCATTTAGAAGAAAAATATGGTGTAGGCTTTCATACTATTTCCGTACCGAGAATATGTGGAGCTGAAGGTGCTGATTTATCTATGTATAAGCATATTGTAGATGATGAAACCTTTAAAAAGATTGTAGCTATTATACGATTAGCAGTACCCTTTACAGGAATGATATTGTCAACTCGTGAAAGCATAGATATGCGTAAGGAACTTATTAAAATAGGTATTTCTCAAATAAGCGCAGGGTCAACAGTAGAGGTTGGAGGCTACACTGCAAGAGAGCATAACAAATCACAGTTTCAGGTTACAGACAATAGAAGTGCGGCAAGGATAATTGATTGGCTTGTAGACGATGAACTAATTCCAAGCTTTTGTACTGCCTGCTATAGAAAAGGTAGAACTGGAGATAGATTCATGTCCTTAGCTAAATCAGGAAATATTAAAAATGTCTGTGTGCCCAATGGTCTCATGACTTTATACGAGTATATGCTAGACTATGGAGATAAAGAATTTAAGGCGAAAGTAGAAAAAATTATTCAAAGAGAAATACCTAAAATTCAAGACGAGAAGGTTAGACAATTAGTTATGGATAACATAGAGAAGCTTAAAAAAGGTGAGAGAGATTTATATATATAA
- a CDS encoding TM1266 family iron-only hydrogenase system putative regulator: MKKIAAISAILEEPELVQQEFNNVVSSFKGIIKGRLGIPFSEEKIAIISIVVIGELNEINSLTGRLGNIPHVIVKTAISKKEI, translated from the coding sequence ATGAAAAAAATAGCAGCCATAAGTGCCATATTAGAGGAACCGGAATTAGTACAGCAGGAATTTAATAACGTGGTTTCATCCTTTAAAGGGATTATAAAAGGACGATTAGGCATTCCATTTTCAGAAGAGAAAATTGCCATAATTTCAATTGTAGTAATTGGAGAACTAAATGAAATCAATAGTCTAACAGGAAGGCTAGGCAATATACCTCATGTAATTGTGAAGACAGCCATTTCTAAAAAAGAAATATAA
- a CDS encoding DUF3221 domain-containing protein → MNYKKFILIALIIMIITLTGCQKEEKVDIRGSITGINMSDKISSIMVEGELEEDTSYDKASIRIDNSTKIYIGKTKEKASAEHFKEGMIVEVTFEGPVAESYPVQATAKIIRIVEQDKDSQVSEALKEKSIEAFKLQESDYITIDNILNAKKDIIVIQWSFDKSKVAFAIDNGDGESQMYLWQTGNHEPVRIDDVNDIICEFKWSPNNEYIIADVGTSVARGGYVVDVKEKELLYNIGYIDGVLWSPDSKHIAMIQESQVKAVVETELEGTTDVYLLNIETKEKQLIDKGTSEYSLRLISWDDDGKLNYNRAYYKEPEKIEILTYIY, encoded by the coding sequence ATGAACTATAAAAAATTCATACTTATAGCCTTAATCATAATGATTATAACCCTTACTGGCTGTCAAAAAGAAGAAAAAGTAGATATAAGAGGGTCAATTACTGGCATAAACATGTCCGATAAAATTTCCAGTATAATGGTTGAAGGGGAGCTTGAGGAAGATACATCCTATGATAAAGCAAGTATAAGAATAGACAATAGCACAAAAATATATATAGGTAAAACAAAAGAGAAGGCTTCTGCAGAACATTTTAAAGAAGGAATGATAGTAGAAGTTACCTTTGAAGGTCCAGTTGCAGAATCTTATCCAGTGCAGGCAACTGCAAAAATAATTAGAATTGTTGAACAGGATAAAGATAGCCAAGTATCCGAGGCTCTAAAAGAAAAAAGCATAGAAGCATTTAAGCTACAGGAAAGTGATTATATCACCATAGATAATATATTGAATGCTAAAAAAGATATTATTGTGATTCAGTGGAGCTTTGACAAATCTAAAGTTGCTTTTGCAATAGATAATGGAGATGGAGAAAGCCAAATGTATTTATGGCAGACTGGTAATCATGAACCAGTAAGGATAGATGATGTAAATGATATTATTTGCGAATTTAAATGGTCTCCAAATAATGAATATATTATTGCAGATGTGGGCACCTCAGTGGCTAGGGGAGGCTATGTTGTCGATGTAAAGGAGAAGGAATTGCTTTATAACATTGGCTATATAGATGGAGTTCTTTGGTCACCTGATTCAAAACACATAGCTATGATACAGGAAAGCCAGGTAAAAGCAGTAGTAGAAACTGAGCTAGAGGGAACTACAGACGTATATCTGCTTAACATAGAAACAAAAGAAAAACAGTTAATAGACAAAGGTACGTCAGAATATTCTCTAAGACTTATAAGCTGGGATGATGATGGCAAGCTAAATTACAATAGAGCTTATTATAAAGAACCTGAGAAAATTGAAATATTGACATATATTTATTGA